GGAGTGAAGAGAATAGAAGGGAAAGGCATTTTCTCATTGTCTTGCTAATAGCTTCCCAGATAATCTAATTTAACTTTTTATATGATGTAAGGATGACAGATTATCTTTCCAAGATATATAATAGGTCCTTTTTTCTTTGGCTATCAAGATTTatgttatataaatatataagatATTTGAAAATAACTGTTTCTGCATGAGTGGTTTTGGACCATAAACCCTTACtaagtctctctctctatctatccatCTATATGTCTGGGTGTGCACGCGCGCGTGCGGTGTATGGGTGCCCGCCCGCGTGCGGCGTATGGGTGCGCACGCGTGCATGTATGCATGCCTCTTTCTGCTGAGTATGTTTTATCTAAACATGCGAAATACTTATGGAGATATGCAAAATACTTAATTTCTAGCATAGATATGATCAAATAGGTAAGCACTAATTACTATCAGAACTTACAATATCGGGCATGTGCTTGGTAACAGATTGTGATTGCTTGTGATGGTGTGCATTCACCAGTTGCAAAATGGATGGGATTTTCGGAGCCTAACTATGTTGGACATTGTGCCTTCCGTGGCCTTGGGCTATATCCTGATGGTCAGCCATtcaaaccaaaagtgaactactTCTATGGAAGGGGCCTGCGTGCTGGTTTCGTTCCAGTTTCCTCCACTAAAGTTTATTGGTTCATCTGCTTCAATAGCCCATCACCCGGTTTGTTCCCCAAGCTTAGATCATAACCTGAATATGCATTTTTTCCATATCCATTGCAGTTGTAAATGATTTGCAGTCTTGATCAACCTTAATATCTTGAATCTCTGAGACAATTATCTGAAAATGTCTGTTGGTTCAtagttctttctttttccttggtgGATAGATAAGTCAACTGATAGTCTGTGTTATTTTCTGAATCATGATTGAATCAAAGTTGCAATTATTTGAGTTGGTGCTTGCATTGTGGCTAGCTGTTATAGCATCTTGGAGACTAGGCCTGTAATGTTTTAGTATTGAGCATATGTTATATGATTGTCGTCAcgactttcttttgtttttgtctTTCTATATGTTGTGTCTGGTTAATTCTTTTTCGTGGTTCATAACACCACGGAAACGTTGCTTGTTTTGTGTttgctctttcttctcttttgatAGGACTGGCTAAATGGGACATTACCTTTAGATAGTTAGATGCCTTATTCCGTGTATTTATGGTCAGCTTTTTTGGGCCTTGTttgtataatttattatattggaAAAACTGAATTGATATACGTACAGCAACTTTAGACTTTAAACATAAACAAGAAGCCTTGACTCAGAGTATATGCCATTATCCTGGTTCATTGTATGATCCATTGAAAATTGAATACGTTGTAGCTCTGTTTTTTGATCTGAATCAGTCCCTTCTGTAATTGATGCCAATATTCTTGGCCAAGGCAACTTGAGACAAGAGAGGTGCTTGCTATGAAACCTCGGAGGCTAGTGCCAAATACTTTCAGAGATTGTGGCTTGAAACTCCACAAAACCAACAATATGTTCATATCTACTGATTTGGGTTCTGGTGATTTATTCATGTTGCGATATTGGTGGTAACCTGACAATGCAGAGTTGTGCATCCAATATCTAGTTCACAGAAGGAGAGCAACTGCCACCATGACACATTCTAATTCCCACAATAGTGAGGCCATTAATGTTGTTAGACATTGGTGTAAACTTGAAAGGTGCATTGCTTATCTACTTTACTTTGGGATTATTGGGGTATTGGAAATATCTTCCAACTTCCTATCCTTCTATAAAAAATCAATCCAAGGTCGAAATAGATGACTTGTTTGGGATATCTGGGTCCCTGACTCCATCAATATTGCCTTTAGACTTGCATTCCATATACCATCATGCTATGATACAAAATTGGAGGGAAAACCTTGATTTTGTTCTTGGCTTGGTTGCATGTGCAAAAGATAAAATTTGCAGTCAATCACATGCTTGATATGATTTAGCTAGGTTAGAACTTTGTCCGCATGAGAAGTGTACTTGGCATTGGAATGAAAACTGATGCAATGATATGATTTAACTTATGAACATGGTCGGTGGATTTGTGGGGAAATATCAGAACTTTTTCTGGCTTGTTCGGCTTATGTTCTTAGCTTCTTACTCAATGTGTTTTGCTGTATCATATGGAAATAACAAAACCTTTTGATGTTCTGAAACAGGACCGAGGACCAGCAATCCATATGTTTTGAAGAAGGAAGCTCTTGATCTCGTAAGAAGCTGGCCTCAGGAGCTCCTGGATGTCATGCAAAAGACCCCAGACAATGCTGTCATCAAGACTCCGCTAGTAGACCGGTGGCTGTGGCCTGGCTTCAGTCCTCCACCATCTGCAAGTGGTGTGGTGGTGGCTGGTGATGCATGGCACCCCATGACACCCAACCTCGGGCAGGGTGCTTGCTGTGCTTTAGAAGATGCAGTGGTTTTAGCGAGCAAGCTTGGAGGTGTGGTTGGTGGCAGAAGAGAACTGGTAGACCGAGCGCTAAGAGAGTACACCCAACAGAGGTGGGCTCGTGTATTTCCATTGACCATTCGAGCAAACTTTGTTGGATCTTTGTTGCAGTGGGAAAATCCAGCCGTCTGTTCATTTAGGAACAATATCATGATCCCAAAGTTTGTGAGGCTGGGGCCATTTTTGGAGCACACAAATTTTGAGTGTGAGTCGTTGGAACCAGTAGCATCAACCTAGTCGTACTTTTGGTACATCCGTGCTTATAGTCTCCCGTGCTCAACTGGGCAGAGTGCAAGCAAGAAGGTGCATTCTCTCTGCTAATATGTGATTAGCTAAGTCCACCCAATAATTGATTCCTTGAATTTATAATAGCTGTAGATACCATTTTGGAGACTTTCAATATACTTTGGGAATGAAGTAGATGCTGTAAACATCATGTGACGAGAGTAAGAAAGAAACCGAATTGGATCTGTAAACGACCCAACGGACCAGGTGAATCCATGTCTGCCCTGGGTTTAAGCTGTACTTTGTAAATTTGACCATTTATTATTTATCTGAGATAAGCTATTCTAATCCTTCTCTATCCGTTTATTGTGCTGAGTAGTTTTGCTAAATTCAAGATTAGTTGACCTTGCTACTAGTTGAATGCTAAAACTTGAGCTTTAAGATTTTTGGTTCCAT
Above is a genomic segment from Phoenix dactylifera cultivar Barhee BC4 chromosome 2, palm_55x_up_171113_PBpolish2nd_filt_p, whole genome shotgun sequence containing:
- the LOC103713602 gene encoding monooxygenase 2, whose translation is MAVSSSSPLLHLLRPSPFFASLRPTGGRPKRRIFTPFAGPSENTRKEEVVVVGAGIAGIATALSLHRLGVRSVVLEQGDSLRTGGTSLTLFKNGWRALDVIGVGDELRSQFLGIQGLVMRSEDGKELRSFSFEEEAPGQEVRAVERRVLLETLASRLPPNTISFSSRMKSIERQGSEGTLLELDDGSCILAKIVIACDGVHSPVAKWMGFSEPNYVGHCAFRGLGLYPDGQPFKPKVNYFYGRGLRAGFVPVSSTKVYWFICFNSPSPGPRTSNPYVLKKEALDLVRSWPQELLDVMQKTPDNAVIKTPLVDRWLWPGFSPPPSASGVVVAGDAWHPMTPNLGQGACCALEDAVVLASKLGGVVGGRRELVDRALREYTQQRWARVFPLTIRANFVGSLLQWENPAVCSFRNNIMIPKFVRLGPFLEHTNFECESLEPVAST